Proteins from a single region of Amycolatopsis sp. CA-230715:
- a CDS encoding AAA family ATPase produces the protein MEEQPSPKILDALWRYRWTSLAIVALVVLASALAAWLLGGTSSAGARIVLKAPDKAGVVGVDASSETAFVRYVNQRALFLVSDRVLSGASANLAGAVPVDVLRDEVTAKASDNGESIMVTVNAGDSDSSASIADAVTKAYQAESRADVKAAEQKTLDTLAARRRDVLASVPPDKGADPNTLAAGPTLGDLDKQATQARVAAEQFGDGVSFVDKAVADGTSVLGTVARDLAIGFVVGLLVAGAVAWVRADRDRRMRDSDDLTAATGEPVLAEIELLAEPELAAVREVGSHPLWPYQFAASSLRTSVERGVVVVTASAPGDGSTTSTLQMATAAARSGARVLVVDASVRTHGLSDLLGLRYDPKGLTSIAVGAARMDECTRVVDLGDRVALWAIPAGQYQEATLDHFRSSLLQAAVVAMRSAYDLVLIDTASPSIAPEVTPVIKESDGVVVVVRRDREARLVHRLREQIRLLGGQITGYLFTFARPQPDTPHRAVSARSRQPMVQQGGAGQQHRGQQQSPAQQTVPAQPAVHKGQQQPKQPQKQQ, from the coding sequence ATGGAAGAGCAGCCGTCACCGAAGATCCTCGATGCGCTCTGGCGGTATCGGTGGACTTCACTGGCGATCGTCGCGCTGGTCGTGCTGGCCAGCGCGCTGGCCGCGTGGCTGCTGGGCGGTACCAGCAGCGCGGGCGCGCGGATCGTGCTGAAGGCGCCGGACAAGGCGGGCGTCGTCGGCGTCGACGCGTCCAGCGAGACCGCGTTCGTGCGTTATGTCAACCAGCGCGCGCTGTTCCTGGTCTCCGACCGGGTCCTGTCCGGTGCGAGCGCGAACCTCGCGGGCGCGGTCCCGGTGGACGTGCTCCGCGACGAGGTGACCGCGAAGGCCTCCGACAACGGCGAGTCCATCATGGTGACCGTCAACGCGGGCGACTCCGACAGTTCGGCTTCGATCGCCGACGCGGTGACCAAGGCCTACCAGGCGGAGTCGCGGGCGGACGTGAAGGCGGCGGAGCAGAAGACGCTCGACACGCTCGCCGCCCGCCGTCGCGACGTGCTCGCCTCCGTCCCGCCCGACAAGGGCGCCGACCCGAACACACTGGCCGCCGGGCCGACGCTGGGGGACCTGGACAAGCAGGCGACGCAGGCCAGGGTCGCCGCCGAGCAGTTCGGCGACGGTGTGTCCTTTGTGGACAAGGCGGTGGCGGACGGGACGAGCGTGCTCGGCACGGTCGCGCGCGATCTCGCGATCGGGTTCGTGGTCGGGCTGCTCGTCGCCGGCGCCGTGGCGTGGGTGCGTGCCGACCGCGACCGCCGCATGCGCGACAGCGACGACCTCACCGCCGCGACCGGCGAGCCGGTGCTCGCCGAGATCGAACTGCTCGCCGAGCCGGAGCTCGCCGCGGTGCGCGAGGTCGGCAGCCATCCGCTGTGGCCCTACCAGTTCGCCGCGTCGAGCCTGCGGACCTCGGTCGAACGCGGCGTCGTCGTGGTCACCGCGAGCGCGCCGGGCGACGGCAGCACCACCTCGACCTTGCAAATGGCCACCGCCGCCGCCAGGAGCGGGGCGCGCGTGCTCGTCGTGGACGCGTCGGTCCGCACGCACGGCCTGTCGGACCTGCTCGGCCTCCGGTACGACCCGAAGGGCCTCACCTCGATCGCGGTCGGCGCCGCCAGGATGGACGAGTGCACCCGCGTCGTCGACCTCGGCGACCGCGTCGCGCTGTGGGCCATCCCGGCGGGGCAGTACCAGGAGGCCACCCTCGACCACTTCCGGTCCAGCCTGCTGCAGGCGGCGGTCGTGGCCATGCGCTCGGCCTACGACCTGGTGCTCATCGACACCGCGTCGCCCTCCATCGCACCCGAGGTCACCCCGGTGATCAAGGAGTCCGACGGCGTCGTGGTGGTCGTCCGGCGCGACCGCGAGGCCCGGCTCGTGCACCGGTTGCGCGAACAGATCCGCCTGCTGGGCGGGCAGATCACCGGGTACCTGTTCACCTTCGCGCGCCCGCAGCCGGACACCCCGCACCGCGCGGTGTCCGCGCGGTCGCGGCAGCCGATGGTGCAGCAGGGCGGGGCGGGGCAGCAGCACCGCGGCCAGCAGCAGTCCCCGGCGCAGCAGACGGTGCCCGCGCAGCCCGCCGTCCACAAGGGACAGCAACAGCCGAAGCAACCCCAAAAGCAACAGTAG
- a CDS encoding adenylyltransferase/cytidyltransferase family protein: MTVVGYAPGAYDMFHIGHLNILRRASEHCDRLVAGVVGDDVVLRAKGKLPIVPFEERIEIVRSVRYVDEAVPDPHVDKFAAWEALRFDVLFKGDDWRGTERGKLLEARLGEVGAKVIYFPYTMHTSSSALRKLISIPS; the protein is encoded by the coding sequence ATGACGGTCGTCGGATACGCCCCCGGCGCCTACGACATGTTCCACATCGGACACCTGAACATCCTGCGGCGCGCGAGCGAGCACTGCGACCGGCTGGTCGCCGGGGTGGTCGGCGACGACGTGGTGCTGCGCGCGAAGGGGAAGCTCCCGATCGTGCCGTTCGAGGAGCGCATCGAGATCGTCCGCAGCGTCCGGTACGTCGACGAGGCCGTCCCGGATCCGCACGTCGACAAGTTCGCCGCCTGGGAGGCACTCCGGTTCGACGTCCTGTTCAAGGGCGACGACTGGCGCGGCACCGAACGGGGGAAGCTGCTGGAGGCTCGGCTGGGCGAAGTCGGCGCGAAGGTGATCTACTTTCCGTACACGATGCACACATCGAGTTCGGCGCTGCGGAAGCTGATCTCGATCCCTTCCTGA
- a CDS encoding right-handed parallel beta-helix repeat-containing protein gives MSQDPPPRRSPRRTLLWAVAVLAVAGVVIAALLPGARHDAPGADEVTASAADLPLEATEYPVPDGAIVVAPGGNDHAAGTVAAPLRTVAAAFSRAPQGATIVLRGGTYRETVGMVKKRITLQPYPGEKAWLKGTVVVGGWKANGGRWRHEGWNPDLCRTCFLKAIIDSAHPLAGLPDMVFVDGRPLKQVDDADDVRPGTFFVDTDDKALVLGENPAGHTVEATKFDRLLQFDGEGARGSVIRGVGIAQYASNQDYGNRAAMVVANAPDVTLENTTFAWSASTGALISQPGGRVVGGSFVDNGLAGLVANKADGLRVTGGRFAANNQERFTLSGEAIGAAGMKVTHTKRPVIVDNVFEDNIASGWWCDLGCTDALVARNIARANAVNGLYYEVSSRAIIAGNVIAGNRARGLKISSSDGVRVHQNTFDRNALDLGLYNDPRSPEVDPYSAQAGLRWLTSGTVLANNLYVQAGSGTRFVESADYKEDQGGNAAFVARSDGNAYLRPVPGTGTLLTWSVGAGRTADFRTLAEFTKATGQDAHALQTAPAAAMFADPAKGDYRLRPGVPGVRAGQPLPADIAAALGVKPVNDPDIGVLTTRGHS, from the coding sequence GTGTCCCAAGACCCGCCTCCGAGACGGTCGCCGCGGCGGACCCTGCTCTGGGCCGTCGCGGTACTGGCCGTCGCCGGGGTGGTGATCGCGGCACTGCTGCCCGGCGCGCGCCACGACGCTCCCGGCGCCGACGAGGTGACGGCCAGCGCGGCCGACCTCCCGCTAGAAGCGACCGAGTACCCGGTCCCGGACGGCGCCATCGTGGTCGCACCGGGCGGCAACGACCACGCGGCGGGCACGGTCGCCGCCCCCCTTCGCACCGTCGCGGCGGCCTTCTCGCGCGCACCTCAAGGCGCCACGATCGTGCTCCGCGGCGGCACCTACCGCGAGACGGTCGGCATGGTGAAGAAGCGGATCACGCTCCAGCCCTACCCCGGCGAGAAGGCGTGGTTGAAGGGCACCGTGGTGGTCGGCGGGTGGAAGGCCAACGGCGGGCGCTGGCGGCACGAGGGCTGGAACCCGGACCTGTGCCGCACGTGCTTCCTCAAGGCCATCATCGACTCCGCGCACCCGCTGGCCGGGCTGCCCGACATGGTGTTCGTCGACGGCCGCCCGCTGAAGCAGGTCGACGACGCCGACGACGTCCGGCCCGGCACGTTCTTCGTCGACACCGACGACAAAGCGCTCGTGCTCGGGGAGAACCCGGCGGGACACACCGTCGAAGCCACCAAGTTCGACCGGCTGCTCCAGTTCGACGGCGAAGGCGCGCGCGGCAGCGTCATCCGCGGCGTCGGCATCGCGCAGTACGCCAGCAACCAGGACTACGGCAACCGCGCCGCGATGGTCGTGGCCAACGCGCCCGACGTGACCCTGGAGAACACCACCTTCGCCTGGTCCGCGTCCACCGGCGCGCTGATCTCCCAGCCCGGTGGCCGGGTCGTCGGCGGATCGTTCGTGGACAACGGGCTCGCCGGGCTCGTCGCGAACAAGGCGGACGGGCTGCGGGTGACCGGCGGCCGGTTCGCCGCCAACAACCAGGAGCGGTTCACGCTGTCCGGCGAGGCGATCGGCGCGGCCGGGATGAAGGTGACCCACACCAAGCGCCCGGTGATCGTGGACAACGTGTTCGAGGACAACATCGCCTCCGGCTGGTGGTGCGACCTCGGCTGCACGGACGCGCTCGTGGCGCGCAACATCGCCCGCGCCAACGCGGTCAACGGCCTGTACTACGAGGTGTCCTCGCGCGCGATCATCGCGGGCAACGTGATCGCCGGGAACCGCGCGCGCGGCCTGAAGATCTCCAGTTCCGACGGCGTCCGCGTGCACCAGAACACCTTCGACCGCAACGCGCTCGATCTTGGCCTCTACAACGACCCCCGCTCACCGGAGGTCGACCCGTACAGCGCGCAGGCGGGGCTGCGCTGGCTGACCAGCGGCACGGTGCTGGCCAACAACCTGTACGTGCAGGCCGGTTCCGGGACGCGGTTCGTGGAGTCCGCCGACTACAAGGAGGATCAGGGCGGTAATGCCGCCTTCGTCGCCAGGAGCGACGGGAACGCGTACCTGCGGCCCGTTCCCGGCACCGGCACGCTGCTGACGTGGTCCGTCGGTGCGGGCAGGACAGCGGACTTCCGCACGCTCGCCGAGTTCACCAAGGCCACCGGGCAGGACGCGCACGCGCTGCAGACCGCGCCCGCGGCCGCGATGTTCGCCGACCCCGCGAAAGGCGACTACCGGCTCCGCCCCGGGGTGCCTGGCGTTCGCGCCGGGCAGCCGCTGCCCGCCGACATCGCGGCCGCGCTCGGCGTGAAACCCGTGAACGACCCCGATATAGGCGTGCTCACCACGCGCGGGCACTCCTGA
- a CDS encoding malonic semialdehyde reductase: MTSTVSSLQLPGDVQDLLFREARTANTFSGEPVSDDQVKAIYDLVKWAPTSMNTQPLRALVIRSDEGKARLLPHMAEGNRAKTGTAPVTVVLAADPDFHENLPKTFPHKPDAKDLFGDAGARHEFARLNSLLQVGYFIIGVRAAGLAAGPMTGFDAEGLDKEFFADNGWKSLVVINVGKPGENPWFDRLPRLDYDEVVETV; encoded by the coding sequence ATGACCTCGACCGTTTCTTCGCTCCAGCTGCCCGGTGACGTCCAGGACCTGTTGTTCCGCGAAGCCCGCACGGCCAACACCTTCAGCGGCGAGCCGGTGAGCGACGACCAGGTGAAGGCGATCTACGACCTGGTGAAGTGGGCGCCGACCTCGATGAACACGCAGCCGCTGCGCGCGCTGGTGATCCGTTCCGACGAGGGCAAGGCCCGCCTGCTGCCGCACATGGCCGAGGGCAACCGCGCGAAGACCGGCACCGCCCCGGTCACCGTGGTGCTCGCCGCCGACCCCGACTTCCACGAGAACCTGCCGAAGACCTTCCCGCACAAGCCGGACGCCAAGGACCTCTTCGGCGACGCCGGCGCCCGGCACGAGTTCGCCAGGCTCAACTCGCTGCTGCAGGTGGGCTACTTCATCATCGGCGTGCGTGCCGCCGGCCTCGCCGCGGGCCCGATGACCGGGTTCGACGCCGAGGGCCTCGACAAGGAGTTCTTCGCGGACAACGGCTGGAAGTCCCTCGTGGTGATCAATGTCGGCAAGCCAGGCGAGAACCCGTGGTTCGACCGCCTGCCCCGCCTCGACTACGACGAGGTCGTCGAAACCGTCTGA
- a CDS encoding CDP-alcohol phosphatidyltransferase family protein → MNRRAGGYLAAAAYHLGRTPNQVSAISAAFTFTGIVIIALAPPVPVTGFAVCLALVAGYAFDAADGQLARLRGGGSLAGEWLDHVIDALKIAALHLSVLVSAYRFSDLPRGFLLVPIGFSVVASVQFFALILNEQLRHRAGAARRPGGKPPPLRSLLVVPTDYGVLCLSFALLGFPAVFEPLYGLLFAANAAFLAAALPKWYLDARELGRRSGQGQEGSA, encoded by the coding sequence GTGAACCGGAGGGCAGGCGGGTACCTCGCCGCGGCCGCCTACCACCTCGGCCGCACGCCGAACCAGGTCAGCGCGATCAGCGCGGCGTTCACCTTCACCGGGATCGTGATCATCGCGCTGGCCCCGCCGGTGCCGGTCACCGGGTTCGCGGTCTGCCTCGCGCTCGTCGCCGGGTACGCCTTCGACGCCGCGGACGGGCAGCTCGCGCGGCTGCGCGGCGGCGGCAGCCTCGCCGGCGAATGGCTCGACCACGTGATCGACGCGCTGAAGATCGCGGCGCTCCATTTGTCCGTGCTCGTCTCGGCATATCGCTTTTCGGATCTGCCAAGGGGCTTCCTGCTGGTACCGATCGGCTTCTCGGTGGTGGCCTCGGTGCAGTTCTTCGCACTGATCCTGAACGAACAACTCCGGCACCGGGCAGGCGCCGCCCGCCGACCAGGCGGGAAGCCGCCTCCGCTCCGTTCGCTGCTCGTTGTCCCCACCGACTACGGCGTGCTGTGCCTCAGCTTCGCACTGCTCGGCTTTCCCGCCGTGTTCGAACCTCTGTACGGACTGCTGTTCGCGGCGAACGCGGCGTTCCTCGCCGCGGCGCTGCCGAAGTGGTACCTCGACGCGCGCGAGCTCGGACGGCGAAGCGGGCAAGGACAGGAAGGATCGGCATGA
- a CDS encoding HIT family protein yields the protein MSEQEFEAQDGVGVEDALQRLWTPHRLAYVQGADKADGDEPKGCPFCRLVERDDAEALILARGKLVYAVLNLYPYNPGHLMAVPYRHVADYTDLTPEETVELAEFTQRAMTVVRAVSGAHGFNIGMNQGVIAGAGIAAHLHQHVVPRWGGDANFMPVVGHTKVLPQLLGQTRELLAGAWHER from the coding sequence GTGAGTGAGCAGGAGTTCGAGGCGCAGGACGGGGTCGGGGTCGAGGACGCGCTGCAGCGGTTGTGGACTCCGCACCGCCTCGCCTACGTGCAGGGCGCGGACAAGGCGGACGGGGACGAGCCGAAGGGCTGCCCCTTCTGCCGCCTCGTCGAGCGCGACGACGCCGAAGCGCTCATCCTGGCGAGGGGGAAGCTCGTCTACGCGGTGCTGAACCTGTACCCGTACAACCCCGGCCACCTGATGGCGGTGCCCTACCGGCACGTCGCGGACTACACCGACCTGACCCCGGAGGAGACGGTCGAACTCGCCGAGTTCACCCAGCGGGCGATGACCGTGGTGCGCGCGGTGTCCGGCGCGCACGGGTTCAACATCGGCATGAACCAGGGCGTGATCGCCGGCGCCGGCATCGCCGCCCACCTGCACCAGCACGTGGTGCCGAGGTGGGGCGGCGACGCCAACTTCATGCCGGTCGTCGGCCACACGAAGGTGCTGCCCCAGTTGCTGGGCCAGACCCGCGAACTGTTGGCAGGGGCCTGGCACGAGCGCTAG
- the thrS gene encoding threonine--tRNA ligase, giving the protein MSLSPATAAVPAPRVVVPAGTTASAAVRAADLPGKGPDAIVVVRDTEGKLRDLAWSPEADTEVEAVAANTDDGRSVIRHSAAHVLAQAVQQQFPEAKLGIGPPVKDGFYYDFAVDTPFTPEDLQALEKRMKQIIKGSQQFSRRVLGSVEEAKEELANEPFKLELVDLKSEVDTAEVMEVGAGELTSYDNLDPRTKERVWSDLCRGPHVPTTKYIPAFKLTRVAAAYWRGNENNPQLQRIYGTAWESAEAQDAYLERLAEAERRDHRKLGAELDLFSFPEEIGSGLPVFHPKGGIIRRELENYSRRRHEDADYEFVNTPHITKAGLFYTSGHLPYYADTMFPPVRFEEEDYYLKAMNCPMHHLIFRSRGRSYRELPLRLFEFGAVYRYEKSGVVHGLTRVRGLTMDDSHIYCTPEQAPGELRSLLNFVLDLLADYGLSDFYLELSTRDDSPKFIGEDWQWEEATETLRQAAVDSGLELVPDPGGAAYYGPKISVQARDAIGRSWQMSTIQLDFNHPKRFELAYTAPDGSRQQPVVIHRALFGSIERFFGVLTEHYAGAFPAWLAPVQAVGIPITADQVEYLRGVEKALRDKGIRVEVDASDDRMQKKIRTHTTQKVPFMLLAGAKDADAGAVSFRFRDGGQINGVPVTAAVDAIVDWVRRRENASPTAEALEAVLGE; this is encoded by the coding sequence GTGTCCCTCTCGCCCGCAACCGCAGCCGTGCCCGCCCCGCGCGTGGTGGTGCCAGCGGGGACTACGGCGAGTGCCGCGGTACGGGCCGCGGACCTGCCGGGGAAGGGCCCGGACGCGATCGTCGTGGTCCGTGACACCGAGGGCAAGCTGCGCGATCTCGCTTGGAGCCCCGAGGCGGACACCGAGGTCGAAGCCGTCGCCGCGAACACCGACGACGGGCGCAGCGTGATCCGCCATTCGGCGGCGCACGTGCTGGCCCAGGCCGTCCAGCAGCAGTTCCCCGAGGCGAAGCTGGGCATCGGCCCGCCGGTGAAGGACGGCTTCTACTACGACTTCGCGGTGGACACCCCGTTCACCCCGGAAGACTTGCAGGCGCTGGAAAAGCGCATGAAGCAGATCATCAAGGGCTCGCAGCAGTTCTCCCGCAGGGTGCTCGGTTCGGTCGAGGAGGCCAAGGAGGAGCTGGCGAACGAGCCGTTCAAGCTCGAACTGGTCGACCTCAAGTCCGAAGTGGACACCGCGGAGGTGATGGAGGTCGGCGCTGGCGAGCTCACCAGCTACGACAACCTCGACCCGCGCACCAAGGAGCGCGTGTGGAGCGATCTCTGCCGCGGCCCGCACGTCCCGACCACCAAGTACATCCCGGCGTTCAAGCTGACCCGCGTCGCCGCGGCGTACTGGCGCGGTAACGAGAACAACCCGCAGCTGCAGCGGATCTACGGCACCGCGTGGGAATCGGCTGAGGCGCAGGACGCCTACCTGGAGCGGCTCGCCGAGGCGGAGCGGCGCGATCACCGCAAGCTCGGCGCCGAGCTGGACCTGTTCTCCTTCCCCGAGGAGATCGGCTCCGGGCTGCCGGTGTTCCACCCCAAGGGCGGCATCATCCGCCGCGAACTGGAGAACTATTCGCGCCGCCGCCACGAGGACGCGGACTACGAGTTCGTGAACACCCCGCACATCACCAAGGCCGGGCTGTTCTACACCTCCGGGCACCTGCCGTACTACGCCGACACCATGTTCCCGCCGGTGCGGTTCGAGGAGGAGGACTACTACCTCAAGGCCATGAACTGCCCGATGCACCACCTGATCTTCCGCTCGCGCGGGCGGTCCTACCGCGAACTGCCGTTGCGGCTGTTCGAGTTCGGCGCGGTGTACCGGTACGAGAAGTCCGGTGTGGTGCACGGCCTCACCCGCGTGCGCGGGCTGACCATGGACGACTCGCACATCTACTGCACCCCGGAGCAGGCGCCGGGCGAGCTGCGGTCGCTGCTGAACTTCGTGCTGGACCTGCTCGCCGACTACGGGCTCTCGGACTTCTACCTCGAACTGTCCACTCGCGACGATTCGCCGAAGTTCATCGGCGAGGACTGGCAGTGGGAGGAGGCCACCGAGACGCTCCGCCAGGCCGCCGTCGACTCCGGGCTCGAACTCGTGCCCGATCCCGGTGGCGCGGCCTACTACGGGCCGAAGATCTCGGTGCAGGCGCGGGACGCGATCGGCCGGTCGTGGCAGATGTCGACGATCCAGCTCGACTTCAACCACCCCAAGCGGTTCGAGCTCGCCTACACCGCGCCGGACGGTTCGCGCCAGCAGCCGGTGGTCATCCACCGCGCGCTGTTCGGGTCGATCGAGCGGTTCTTCGGCGTGCTGACCGAGCACTACGCCGGCGCGTTCCCGGCGTGGCTGGCGCCGGTGCAGGCGGTCGGCATCCCGATCACCGCGGATCAGGTCGAGTACCTGCGCGGCGTCGAGAAAGCGTTGCGGGACAAGGGAATCCGCGTCGAGGTCGACGCGAGCGACGATCGCATGCAGAAGAAGATCCGCACCCACACCACGCAGAAGGTGCCGTTCATGCTGCTGGCGGGGGCGAAGGACGCGGACGCGGGCGCGGTGTCGTTCCGCTTCCGCGACGGCGGGCAGATCAACGGCGTCCCGGTGACCGCCGCCGTGGACGCGATCGTCGACTGGGTGCGGCGGCGTGAGAACGCGTCGCCGACCGCGGAGGCGCTGGAGGCCGTGCTCGGTGAGTGA